Proteins co-encoded in one Halorussus lipolyticus genomic window:
- a CDS encoding DUF4396 domain-containing protein: MGIQQTLQNVLTNPTFLVAWGIVVAVSLGVLVWDLWRNNAKLKSLMKFVWGFTVLYSGPLGLAGYWYSGRTQIDHDSLWRKAFRSVSHCYSGCGTGEVLGFSVAVGLLAFKTTGTIVLTFALAYFFGYLLTVGPLMQEGVGLTEALWDAFYSETASITVMEIVAISTDIWLAGEAGIGDVLFWSALVFSLTMGLLAAYPVNLLLIQFGVKEGMMNPAKMGSEMGA, translated from the coding sequence ATGGGAATCCAGCAGACGCTACAGAACGTCCTGACGAATCCGACGTTTCTGGTCGCGTGGGGGATTGTGGTCGCTGTCTCGCTCGGCGTCCTCGTCTGGGACCTCTGGCGGAACAACGCCAAGCTAAAGAGCCTCATGAAGTTCGTCTGGGGCTTCACGGTACTGTACTCCGGTCCGCTGGGCCTCGCGGGCTACTGGTACTCCGGACGGACCCAAATCGACCACGACTCGCTGTGGCGCAAGGCCTTCCGGTCGGTCAGCCACTGCTACTCGGGGTGTGGCACCGGCGAGGTGCTGGGCTTCTCGGTCGCGGTCGGTCTGTTGGCGTTCAAGACGACCGGAACCATCGTCCTCACCTTCGCGCTGGCGTACTTCTTCGGCTACCTGCTGACGGTCGGTCCGCTGATGCAGGAGGGCGTCGGCCTGACGGAAGCCCTCTGGGACGCCTTCTACTCCGAAACGGCGAGCATCACCGTGATGGAAATCGTCGCTATCAGCACCGACATCTGGCTCGCAGGCGAGGCCGGAATCGGAGACGTGCTGTTCTGGTCCGCCCTCGTGTTCTCGCTCACGATGGGTCTGCTGGCGGCGTATCCGGTCAACCTTCTCCTCATCCAGTTCGGGGTCAAGGAGGGAATGATGAACCCCGCCAAGATGGGGTCGGAGATGGGGGCCTGA
- a CDS encoding four-helix bundle copper-binding protein yields MALSELDLSDTEENCLDNCLEAVQACEWCADQCLDEDMDMSKCIRLCRDVADLASDHARFMARSSNYSDELAEATAGAAEECAEECRRHDHDHCQVCADVVEACAESCREMMQA; encoded by the coding sequence ATGGCACTCTCAGAACTCGACCTGAGTGACACCGAGGAGAACTGCTTGGACAACTGCCTCGAAGCAGTACAGGCCTGTGAGTGGTGCGCCGACCAGTGCCTCGACGAGGACATGGACATGTCCAAGTGCATCCGACTCTGCCGGGACGTGGCAGACCTCGCCAGCGACCACGCCCGGTTCATGGCGCGCAGTTCCAACTACAGCGACGAACTCGCCGAGGCCACCGCCGGGGCGGCCGAGGAGTGCGCCGAGGAGTGTCGCCGCCACGACCACGACCACTGTCAGGTCTGCGCCGACGTGGTGGAGGCCTGCGCCGAGTCCTGCCGCGAGATGATGCAGGCTTAG